A segment of the Promicromonospora sukumoe genome:
ACGACGGCGAGGCGCTCGCCGCCACCGGCGAGGCGGTCGTGGTCACGATCAACTACCGGCTCGGCGTGCTCGGCTTCCTGTCGCACCCGGAGCTGGCGGCGGAGTCCGGGTACGACGCGTCCGGCAACTACGGGATCCTGGACCAGGTCGCCGCCCTGGACTGGGTGCGGCAGAACGTCGCGGCCTTCGGCGGCGACCCGGACCGGGTCACCGTGGCGGGGGAGTCGGCCGGCGGGGAGAGCGTGTGCATCCTGGGTGCCACGCCCCTGACCGAGGGTCTCGTGGACGGCATCATCGGCAGCAGCGGGGCCTGCATGGGCACCGAGGGCGACACCGAGGACGGCGACCAGAGCGACTCCCGGGCCGTCGCGGAGGACGCCGGCGAGCGCCTCGCCCAGGAGCTGGGCGTGGCGACGGTGGCGGAGCTGCGGGACCTGCCCGTGGACCGGATCACCGAGGCCGCGGCGGCCGTCGGCCCGCACTGGCGGCCGTCCGTCGACGGCCACGTGCTCGACCGCAGCCCGGCGGAGATCTACGCGGCGGGCGACCAGCTCGACGTGCCGACCATGGTGGGCAGCAACGCGGACGAGCTCTCCATCGCCGCGGCCTTCCCGTCCGAGCCGATGACGCCCGCGGAGTACCGCGCGACGGTCCAGGAGGCACACGGCGACGACACCGCGGCGTTCCTCGACCTGTACCCCGGGGAGACCGAGGAGCAGGTGGCCGACTCGATGCTGGCGGCGCCGGCCGACCGGGTCTTCACCCGCGCGATGTACCGGTGGGCGCACCTGCAGTCGCGGAGCGGCGAGGCGCCCGCCTACCTCTACTTCTTCACGCACACCCCGCCCGACGAGGCCCTCCTGGAGTACGGGGCGTACCACGGCGCGGAGGTGATGTACGCCTTCCGCAACCTCGGTGCGGACGACGACGCGGACTACGGCGAGGCCGACCACCTGCTGCGCGACCAGCTCAGCGGCTACTGGCTGAGCTTCGCGGCGACCGGCGACCCGAACGGGACCGGGCTGCCCGCCTGGCCGACGTTCGCCGAGGCGCCGGAGCAGGTCATGGAGCTCGGTACGCCGAGCGGCATGACGGACCGGCCCCGGCCCGAGGCCGTCGACTTCTGGATGAGCTACCAGGGACCGGTCGCATGAGGCCCGCCGAGACGTCCCGCGCCCTGACGCGGCTGGCCGCCGTACTCGCCTTCCTGGGCCCGGTCGCCTTCCTGGTGGCCGAGGCGGTGTCCGCGGTGGCCTGGACGGCGGGTGCCTACGA
Coding sequences within it:
- a CDS encoding carboxylesterase/lipase family protein, which translates into the protein MEITEQATSRRARGAGSRRSAWFWVPLALLVVLVAVLGWLNQTPWWGWGLVALLLVGLVLSARWWLRRGVLLRVGAWLVATAVVAGTVVLAHPGPQYRVAGGAERAATEPVETREGPVTGVRNDSGTVEIFAGVPYAAPPVGELRWQAPRPPEPRSEVLVADRFSAAPVQGTTTFTTRALARSLEIPLEDTFLNPYPVSEDSLYLNIWRPTGAASADLPVIVYVPGGGFATGSGALPLYDGEALAATGEAVVVTINYRLGVLGFLSHPELAAESGYDASGNYGILDQVAALDWVRQNVAAFGGDPDRVTVAGESAGGESVCILGATPLTEGLVDGIIGSSGACMGTEGDTEDGDQSDSRAVAEDAGERLAQELGVATVAELRDLPVDRITEAAAAVGPHWRPSVDGHVLDRSPAEIYAAGDQLDVPTMVGSNADELSIAAAFPSEPMTPAEYRATVQEAHGDDTAAFLDLYPGETEEQVADSMLAAPADRVFTRAMYRWAHLQSRSGEAPAYLYFFTHTPPDEALLEYGAYHGAEVMYAFRNLGADDDADYGEADHLLRDQLSGYWLSFAATGDPNGTGLPAWPTFAEAPEQVMELGTPSGMTDRPRPEAVDFWMSYQGPVA